Proteins encoded together in one Pseudomonas sp. ADAK13 window:
- the pqqF gene encoding pyrroloquinoline quinone biosynthesis protein PqqF has protein sequence MPAPAHPHHLQLTLANGLQVSLHHAPRLKRCAAALRVAAGSHDVPLAWPGLAHFLEHLLFLGTERFPANEGLMAYVQRQSGQVNASTRERTTDFFFEVPVPAFDAALERLVDMLAHPRLAPEDQLREREVLHAEFIAWSQDATAQQQQALLQGVAAGHPLRAFHAGNRDSLPVEREDFQQALRDFYEGFYQTGQMTLSLAGPQSLAELEALAKQFGAALKTAPLKPQVPAPALLAGIQRTYQHTNEHHWHQVVVSEASPEALDFLCLWLNASAPGGLLAELQARQWVSALSATVLYQFGGQALLDIKFTLDTLGARQTTVIEELLHDWLSFFAHSDWTLLREEYALLLAHKRQVSGALALARQDNEPVLSEHSATSLKALLDSLQLPPSRHAWQLPPDNPFLRPAAREERPGLIRGQTSAHRGLRTFAQDRSRGRKDLSALTFSQALPGDTDEGAIYLRWQLDSPLPTDLFPRLRENASQAGVELAFETIGNHWQLRMVGLHDPMPAVLAEVARSLIQLDEKAGASTRAAPAMAIRQLLKALPSCCSGITPASPTPHQDRWSTARWQGLALGMPASGEEAIKTAAGKLPGQPATAITERPSSGGQHFWHEVSTDSTDAALLLFCPTPTQSLADEACWRLLAHLMQAPFYQRLRVELQLGYAVFSGIRQFNGQTGLLFGVQSPSASLAQILDHLQTFLKQLPALINSSELPGDLAWQFALDALPTAQAAELLWHAHLAGHPSDYINQLQDFIQTRTRKDLMDAAQQLNAAAGGWHCVANGPLSAGLWQ, from the coding sequence ATGCCTGCGCCGGCCCACCCTCATCACCTTCAATTGACCCTGGCCAACGGCCTGCAGGTTTCCTTGCATCATGCGCCGCGTTTGAAGCGCTGCGCGGCGGCCTTGCGCGTTGCAGCGGGCAGTCATGATGTGCCCTTGGCGTGGCCGGGACTGGCGCATTTCCTTGAGCATCTGTTGTTTCTGGGGACTGAGCGTTTTCCTGCAAATGAAGGGCTGATGGCTTACGTGCAGCGTCAGAGTGGCCAGGTCAACGCCAGCACTCGCGAACGCACTACCGACTTTTTCTTTGAGGTGCCGGTTCCCGCATTTGATGCGGCGCTGGAGCGTCTGGTGGATATGCTCGCCCATCCGCGCCTGGCCCCGGAAGACCAGTTGCGGGAGCGTGAAGTGTTGCACGCGGAATTTATCGCCTGGTCGCAAGATGCCACGGCCCAACAGCAACAGGCGTTGCTGCAAGGCGTTGCGGCGGGTCATCCGCTGCGGGCGTTTCATGCGGGCAACCGGGATAGCTTGCCGGTAGAGCGTGAGGATTTTCAGCAAGCGTTGCGGGATTTTTATGAAGGCTTCTATCAGACCGGGCAGATGACCTTGAGCCTGGCGGGCCCTCAGTCACTGGCGGAGCTGGAGGCTTTGGCGAAGCAGTTTGGCGCTGCGTTGAAGACCGCACCGCTGAAGCCACAGGTGCCTGCACCCGCGTTGCTGGCCGGCATTCAACGGACCTATCAACACACCAATGAACACCACTGGCATCAGGTGGTGGTGAGCGAAGCATCCCCTGAAGCCCTGGATTTCCTGTGCCTGTGGCTGAACGCTTCGGCCCCGGGTGGGTTGCTCGCCGAGTTGCAGGCGCGACAGTGGGTCAGCGCCCTCAGCGCGACGGTGCTGTATCAGTTCGGCGGCCAGGCGCTGCTGGATATCAAGTTCACCCTGGACACGCTCGGTGCCCGGCAAACCACCGTGATCGAAGAACTGTTGCACGACTGGTTGAGCTTTTTCGCACACAGTGATTGGACGCTGCTGCGGGAAGAGTACGCCTTGCTGCTCGCGCACAAACGACAGGTCAGCGGCGCCCTGGCACTGGCCCGGCAAGACAACGAGCCGGTCCTGTCCGAGCACAGCGCCACGTCCCTCAAGGCGCTGCTGGACTCGCTGCAACTGCCGCCGTCCCGGCACGCCTGGCAACTGCCACCTGACAATCCGTTCCTGCGTCCGGCAGCGCGGGAGGAACGCCCTGGGCTGATTCGCGGCCAAACCAGCGCCCATCGTGGTTTGCGCACGTTCGCCCAGGATCGCTCCCGTGGACGAAAGGATCTTTCGGCGCTGACCTTCAGCCAGGCGTTGCCAGGTGACACAGACGAGGGGGCGATTTACCTGCGCTGGCAGCTGGATTCGCCGCTACCCACAGACCTTTTCCCACGCCTGCGCGAGAACGCCAGCCAAGCGGGCGTCGAACTTGCCTTCGAGACCATTGGCAATCACTGGCAACTGAGAATGGTCGGGCTTCACGACCCCATGCCGGCGGTATTGGCAGAAGTGGCGCGCAGCCTGATACAACTTGATGAAAAAGCTGGAGCATCCACCCGTGCGGCACCGGCAATGGCCATCCGGCAATTGCTCAAGGCATTGCCCTCTTGTTGCTCAGGCATCACGCCCGCCAGCCCAACACCTCATCAGGACCGATGGTCAACGGCCCGCTGGCAAGGGCTTGCCTTAGGGATGCCGGCCAGCGGCGAGGAGGCCATTAAAACTGCTGCCGGGAAACTGCCCGGCCAACCGGCAACGGCCATCACTGAACGTCCTTCATCCGGCGGCCAGCACTTTTGGCACGAGGTAAGTACCGATTCCACCGACGCCGCGTTGCTGCTGTTCTGCCCGACACCGACCCAATCCCTGGCCGACGAAGCATGCTGGCGCTTGCTTGCACACCTGATGCAGGCGCCGTTCTACCAGCGTCTGCGGGTTGAACTGCAACTGGGCTACGCGGTGTTCAGCGGCATCCGACAATTCAATGGACAAACCGGCCTGCTGTTCGGGGTGCAATCTCCCAGCGCCTCCCTTGCGCAAATTCTCGATCATCTGCAAACGTTCCTGAAACAGTTGCCCGCCCTGATCAACAGCAGCGAACTGCCGGGTGATCTGGCCTGGCAATTTGCCCTCGATGCCCTGCCCACCGCCCAAGCCGCTGAACTGCTCTGGCACGCCCATTTGGCGGGCCACCCGTCGGATTACATCAATCAATTGCAAGATTTCATCCAGACCCGCACCCGCAAGGATTTAATGGACGCTGCACAGCAACTCAATGCGGCTGCAGGCGGCTGGCACTGCGTGGCCAATGGCCCGCTCAGCGCCGGTCTCTGGCAATGA
- a CDS encoding carbon-nitrogen hydrolase family protein, translating to MRVALYQCPPLPLDVAGNLKRLHQLAQEATDADLLVLPEMFLTGYNIGLEAVGALAEAQDGPSAQSIAALAKNSGVAILYGYPERGADGQIYNAVQLIDANGQRLCNYRKTHLFGDLDHSMFSPGDDEFPLVELNGWKLGFLICYDLEFPENTRRLALAGAELILVPTANMVPFDFVADVTVRARAFENQCYVAYANYCGQEGEIQYCGQSSIAAPDGQRIAQAGLDESLIVGTLDRQLMIDSRAANRYLLDRRPELYGALHKH from the coding sequence ATGCGTGTCGCCCTGTATCAATGCCCGCCTTTGCCGCTGGACGTGGCCGGCAATCTCAAGCGCCTGCATCAACTGGCGCAAGAGGCTACCGACGCCGACCTGCTGGTGCTGCCGGAGATGTTTCTCACCGGCTATAACATCGGCCTGGAAGCGGTCGGCGCCCTGGCGGAAGCTCAGGACGGCCCGTCTGCGCAGTCCATCGCTGCGCTGGCAAAAAACTCGGGTGTGGCGATTCTCTATGGTTATCCGGAACGCGGGGCTGACGGGCAGATCTACAACGCCGTGCAGTTGATCGACGCCAACGGCCAGCGCCTGTGCAACTACCGCAAGACCCACCTGTTTGGCGACCTCGACCACTCGATGTTCAGCCCCGGAGACGATGAGTTTCCGCTGGTGGAATTGAACGGCTGGAAGCTGGGGTTCCTGATCTGCTATGACCTGGAATTCCCGGAAAACACTCGGCGCCTGGCGCTGGCGGGGGCGGAGTTGATCCTGGTGCCGACCGCCAATATGGTGCCCTTCGATTTCGTCGCCGATGTCACCGTGCGGGCGCGGGCCTTTGAAAACCAGTGTTATGTGGCCTACGCCAACTATTGCGGGCAGGAAGGCGAGATCCAGTATTGCGGGCAAAGCAGCATCGCCGCGCCGGATGGCCAGCGGATTGCCCAGGCGGGTCTTGATGAATCGTTGATTGTCGGCACTCTGGATCGCCAACTGATGATCGACTCCCGCGCGGCCAATCGCTACCTGCTGGACCGTCGCCCGGAGCTCTACGGTGCGTTGCACAAGCACTGA
- a CDS encoding flavin monoamine oxidase family protein yields the protein MSKPNRHPANGKKPITIFGPDFPFAFDDWIEHPAGLGSIPAANHGAEVAIVGAGIAGLVAAYELMKLGLKPVVYEASKMGGRLRSQAFEGAEGIIAELGGMRFPVSSTAFYHYVDKLGLETKPFPNPLTPASGSTVIDLEGQTHYAQKLADLPALFQEVADAWADALEAGSQFADIQQAIRDRDVPRLKELWNTLVPLWDDRTFYDFVATSKAFAKLSFHHREVFGQVGFGTGGWDSDFPNSMLEIFRVVMTNCDDHQHLVVGGVAQVPMGIWRHVPEHCAHWPEGTSLSSLHHGAPRAGVKRIAHAPGGRFAVTDNYGDTREYAAVLTTCQSWLLTTQIECDETLFSQKMWMALDRTRYMQSSKTFVMVDRPFWKDKDPETGRDLMSMTLTDRLTRGTYLFDNGDDKPGVICLSYSWMSDALKMLPQPIEKRVKLALDALKKIYPKVDIAARIIGDPITVSWEADPHFLGAFKGALPGHYRYNQRMYAHFMQKDMPAEQRGIFIAGDDVSWTPAWVEGAVQTSLNAVWGIMTHFGGSTHPQNPGPGDVFDEIGPIALPE from the coding sequence ATCAGCAAGCCCAATCGCCACCCTGCCAACGGTAAAAAACCGATCACCATCTTTGGCCCGGACTTCCCGTTCGCCTTCGATGACTGGATCGAGCACCCGGCCGGTCTGGGCAGCATTCCAGCGGCCAACCATGGCGCCGAAGTGGCGATCGTCGGCGCCGGGATTGCCGGCTTGGTGGCCGCCTATGAGCTGATGAAGCTCGGCCTGAAACCGGTGGTGTACGAAGCCTCGAAAATGGGTGGCCGCCTGCGTTCCCAGGCGTTTGAAGGCGCCGAAGGCATCATTGCCGAGCTGGGCGGCATGCGCTTCCCGGTGTCCTCCACCGCGTTCTACCACTACGTGGACAAACTCGGGCTGGAGACCAAACCGTTTCCCAACCCGCTGACGCCCGCATCCGGCAGCACGGTCATCGACCTCGAAGGCCAGACTCACTACGCACAGAAACTCGCCGACCTTCCTGCACTGTTCCAGGAAGTGGCTGACGCCTGGGCCGACGCCCTGGAAGCCGGCTCGCAGTTCGCCGATATCCAGCAAGCCATCCGCGACCGTGACGTACCGCGCCTGAAAGAGCTGTGGAATACGCTGGTTCCGTTGTGGGACGACCGCACCTTCTACGACTTCGTCGCTACCTCCAAGGCGTTCGCCAAGTTGTCCTTCCATCACCGCGAAGTGTTCGGCCAGGTCGGCTTCGGCACCGGTGGCTGGGACTCGGACTTCCCCAACTCGATGCTGGAAATCTTCCGCGTGGTGATGACCAACTGCGACGACCACCAGCACTTGGTGGTCGGCGGTGTCGCCCAGGTACCCATGGGCATCTGGCGCCATGTGCCGGAGCACTGTGCCCACTGGCCCGAAGGCACCAGCCTCAGTTCCTTGCACCACGGCGCGCCACGGGCCGGGGTCAAGCGCATTGCCCACGCGCCAGGGGGCCGTTTCGCCGTCACTGACAACTACGGCGACACCCGCGAATACGCCGCCGTGCTGACCACCTGCCAGAGCTGGCTGCTGACCACCCAGATCGAGTGCGACGAAACCTTGTTCTCGCAGAAGATGTGGATGGCCCTCGACCGCACCCGCTACATGCAATCGTCGAAGACTTTCGTGATGGTCGACCGGCCGTTCTGGAAGGATAAGGACCCGGAAACCGGCCGCGATTTGATGAGCATGACGCTGACCGACCGCCTGACCCGTGGCACCTATCTGTTCGACAATGGCGACGACAAGCCTGGGGTGATTTGCCTGTCCTACTCGTGGATGAGCGACGCGTTGAAGATGCTCCCGCAGCCGATCGAAAAGCGCGTAAAACTGGCCCTCGATGCGCTGAAAAAGATCTACCCGAAAGTCGACATTGCCGCGCGGATCATCGGCGATCCGATCACCGTGTCGTGGGAAGCCGACCCGCATTTCCTCGGTGCTTTCAAGGGCGCACTGCCGGGCCACTATCGCTACAACCAGCGGATGTACGCGCACTTCATGCAGAAGGACATGCCGGCAGAGCAACGCGGTATTTTCATTGCCGGTGACGACGTATCCTGGACGCCTGCGTGGGTTGAAGGCGCGGTGCAAACCTCGCTGAACGCGGTGTGGGGCATCATGACTCACTTCGGTGGCAGCACTCACCCACAGAACCCGGGGCCGGGCGATGTGTTCGATGAAATCGGGCCGATCGCACTGCCCGAGTAA
- a CDS encoding Lrp/AsnC family transcriptional regulator, with protein MPAPENTLPASHPPVLDEIDRQLIAALQINARESVAMLARQLGIARTTVTSRLARLEKTQVITGYGVRLSQRVVDGGLQAYVGITVQPRSGKEVLRRISAMAQVQQLCAVSGEFDYVAWLRTDSPEQLDQLLDQIGSVDGVEKTTTSIILSNKLDRGQPI; from the coding sequence ATGCCCGCGCCGGAGAACACCTTGCCCGCCTCTCACCCTCCCGTCCTCGATGAAATCGATCGCCAGTTGATCGCCGCGTTGCAGATCAACGCCCGCGAAAGCGTGGCCATGCTCGCCCGGCAACTGGGCATCGCGCGCACCACCGTCACCTCGCGCCTGGCGCGCCTGGAAAAAACCCAAGTGATTACCGGCTATGGCGTACGCCTGAGCCAGCGGGTGGTGGATGGCGGTTTACAGGCCTACGTGGGGATTACCGTGCAACCGCGCTCGGGCAAGGAAGTGCTGCGCCGGATCAGTGCCATGGCGCAGGTTCAGCAACTGTGTGCGGTCAGCGGCGAGTTCGATTACGTGGCCTGGCTGCGCACCGATTCGCCGGAGCAGCTGGATCAACTGCTGGACCAAATCGGCAGTGTCGACGGTGTAGAGAAGACCACCACCTCGATCATCCTCAGTAACAAACTGGATCGCGGACAACCAATCTGA
- a CDS encoding sugar ABC transporter substrate-binding protein — MKRLLGCACALLLSTAAHAELRIGVSVGQFDNYVSYLVQAMQDRAKASPDAVKLQVEDSASDVVRQLNQVESFISQKVDAIIVNPADTAATRKITEKANAAGIPLVYMNSRPEVETFPPGVVFVGTDERAIGRMQMEYLAEKMGGKGNLAIILGRLAHSDTGKRTSGVKDVLAKYPEIKVVEEQSGDWQREKGMDLMNEWLTKGQTINAVASNNDEMGIGAAMALRQTGRQDILVGGIDGTPDGLQALKKGQLAVTVFRDPVAIGAGSVDAALMLIKHAALQGDVWVPTQLVTPENYPQFLHN; from the coding sequence ATGAAGCGCCTGCTTGGCTGTGCCTGTGCCCTGTTGCTGTCCACCGCTGCCCACGCTGAATTGCGCATTGGGGTATCGGTCGGACAGTTTGATAACTACGTTTCCTACCTGGTGCAGGCCATGCAGGACCGAGCCAAGGCCTCGCCCGATGCAGTCAAGCTGCAGGTGGAAGATTCCGCCAGCGACGTAGTCCGCCAGTTGAACCAGGTGGAAAGCTTCATCAGCCAGAAAGTCGACGCGATCATCGTCAACCCGGCCGACACCGCCGCCACCCGTAAAATCACCGAAAAGGCCAACGCCGCCGGGATCCCGCTGGTGTACATGAACAGCCGCCCCGAGGTTGAAACCTTCCCGCCGGGCGTCGTCTTCGTCGGCACCGACGAGCGCGCGATTGGCCGGATGCAGATGGAATACCTGGCCGAAAAGATGGGCGGCAAAGGCAACCTGGCGATCATCCTCGGGCGCCTCGCCCACAGCGACACCGGCAAGCGCACCAGTGGCGTCAAGGATGTGCTGGCCAAGTACCCCGAGATCAAAGTCGTTGAAGAACAGTCCGGCGACTGGCAGCGGGAAAAAGGTATGGACCTGATGAATGAATGGCTGACCAAGGGCCAGACCATCAATGCCGTGGCCTCCAACAATGACGAGATGGGCATTGGCGCCGCCATGGCCCTGCGCCAGACCGGGCGCCAGGACATTCTGGTGGGCGGCATCGACGGCACGCCGGACGGTTTGCAGGCGCTGAAGAAAGGCCAACTGGCAGTGACCGTATTCCGCGACCCGGTGGCCATCGGTGCGGGCTCGGTGGACGCGGCGCTGATGCTGATCAAGCACGCCGCCCTGCAAGGCGATGTATGGGTTCCGACCCAACTGGTCACCCCGGAAAACTACCCGCAGTTCCTGCACAACTGA
- a CDS encoding glucose/quinate/shikimate family membrane-bound PQQ-dependent dehydrogenase → MNNFGAATGSRFLLMGLGLLIALIGLGLAGGGGYLVALGGSWYFLLMGLAMLVSGVLIAKRKPQGAWLYAVALVLTAIWAVWDTGLEYWPLVSRVLTFAVIGLVVALIYPQLARASGSTPGRGAYGVAGLLGLGVVATLAYMFVPTHVVKASSEPAVTAVTPGTEQKDWAHWGNTTAGNRFAALDQINKGNIDKLQVAWTFHTGDIPESNGAGAEDQNTPLQIGDSVYVCTAYGKVFSLDADTGAQRWKFDPQGSGPNWQRCRGLGYFDSSASEQPAGAKACVKRLFLPTGDARLIAINAETGAPCEDFGDHGTVDLKTDMGEVKAGYYQQTSTPLVAGNVVIVGGRVADNFSTGEPPGVVRAFDVHSGELVWAWDPGNPNTTKRPPAGETYTRGTPNVWSAMSYDAKLGLVYLPTGNATPDFFAGERTAYDDKWSSSIVAIDVKTGQVRWHFQTTHHDLWDFDLPAQPLLYDIPDGNGGVQPALAQVTKQGEIFLLNRETGVPIARVEERPVPQGNVPGERYSPTQPFSVDMPSIGNQQLTESDMWGATPFDQLMCRIQFKGMRHEGVYTPPGLDRALQFPGSLGGMNWGSVSVDPNTNYMFVNDMRLGLANYMIPRDKIAAGASGIEMGVVPQAGTPFGAMRERFLSAAGIPCQKPPFGTMSAIDLKTHKLMWQVPVGTVEDTGPLGIRMHMPIPIGMPTLGASLATQSGLLFFAGTQDFYLRAFDTGNGNEIWKSRLPVGSQSGPMTYVSPKTGTQYIVLTAGGARQSPDRGDYVIAYALPKK, encoded by the coding sequence ATGAATAACTTTGGGGCTGCCACCGGCAGCAGATTTTTGCTGATGGGGCTGGGCCTGCTGATCGCGTTGATCGGCCTGGGTTTGGCGGGCGGTGGCGGTTACCTCGTGGCGCTGGGTGGCAGTTGGTATTTCCTGCTGATGGGCCTGGCGATGCTTGTTTCCGGCGTGCTGATCGCCAAGCGCAAGCCTCAAGGCGCGTGGCTATACGCCGTGGCCTTGGTGCTGACCGCGATCTGGGCAGTGTGGGACACGGGCCTGGAATACTGGCCTTTGGTGTCGCGGGTCCTGACCTTTGCCGTCATCGGCCTGGTGGTTGCACTGATTTATCCACAACTCGCCCGCGCCTCTGGGTCGACACCCGGGCGTGGTGCCTATGGTGTCGCCGGGCTGCTGGGCCTTGGCGTGGTCGCCACCCTGGCGTACATGTTTGTGCCGACTCACGTGGTCAAGGCCAGCAGTGAGCCTGCGGTGACTGCGGTGACACCGGGCACCGAGCAAAAAGACTGGGCCCACTGGGGCAATACCACCGCCGGCAATCGGTTTGCCGCGCTGGACCAGATCAACAAAGGCAACATCGACAAGTTGCAGGTGGCCTGGACCTTTCACACCGGCGACATCCCTGAAAGCAACGGCGCCGGCGCCGAAGACCAGAACACCCCGCTGCAGATCGGTGACAGCGTTTACGTGTGCACCGCCTACGGCAAAGTCTTCTCCCTGGATGCCGACACCGGCGCCCAGCGCTGGAAATTCGACCCACAGGGCAGCGGTCCCAACTGGCAGCGTTGCCGGGGCCTGGGTTATTTCGACAGCAGCGCCAGTGAGCAACCTGCCGGCGCAAAAGCCTGTGTGAAACGTCTGTTTCTGCCAACCGGCGATGCCCGGTTGATTGCGATCAATGCTGAAACCGGCGCGCCCTGCGAAGACTTCGGCGACCACGGCACCGTCGACCTGAAAACCGACATGGGCGAAGTGAAGGCCGGTTATTACCAGCAAACCTCGACGCCACTGGTGGCGGGCAATGTGGTGATCGTCGGCGGCCGCGTGGCAGACAACTTCTCCACCGGCGAACCGCCAGGCGTGGTGCGCGCCTTTGACGTGCACAGCGGCGAACTGGTGTGGGCCTGGGACCCGGGCAACCCGAACACCACCAAACGGCCACCCGCGGGTGAGACTTACACTCGGGGGACGCCGAACGTGTGGTCGGCCATGTCCTACGACGCGAAGCTCGGCCTGGTCTACCTGCCCACCGGTAACGCTACCCCTGACTTCTTTGCCGGTGAGCGTACTGCCTATGACGACAAGTGGAGCTCCTCCATCGTCGCCATTGACGTGAAGACCGGCCAGGTGCGCTGGCACTTCCAGACCACGCACCATGACCTGTGGGATTTCGACCTGCCAGCGCAACCGCTGCTCTACGATATTCCGGATGGAAACGGCGGCGTACAGCCGGCCCTGGCTCAAGTCACCAAACAAGGTGAAATCTTCCTGCTCAACCGCGAAACCGGCGTGCCCATCGCCCGGGTCGAAGAGCGTCCGGTGCCTCAGGGCAATGTGCCCGGCGAGCGGTATTCGCCGACCCAGCCGTTCTCGGTGGACATGCCTTCGATCGGCAATCAGCAACTGACCGAATCCGATATGTGGGGCGCCACACCGTTTGACCAGTTGATGTGCCGCATCCAGTTCAAAGGCATGCGTCACGAGGGCGTCTATACGCCGCCTGGCCTGGACCGGGCGCTGCAATTCCCGGGTTCGCTGGGTGGTATGAACTGGGGCAGCGTGTCGGTGGACCCGAACACCAATTACATGTTCGTCAACGATATGCGCCTGGGTTTGGCCAACTATATGATCCCGCGCGACAAGATCGCAGCCGGTGCCAGCGGCATCGAGATGGGTGTGGTGCCGCAGGCCGGTACGCCGTTTGGCGCCATGCGTGAGCGCTTCCTCTCGGCAGCGGGCATTCCGTGTCAGAAACCACCGTTCGGCACCATGTCGGCCATCGATTTGAAAACCCACAAGCTGATGTGGCAAGTACCGGTGGGCACGGTTGAAGACACCGGGCCGCTGGGCATCCGCATGCACATGCCGATTCCGATTGGCATGCCGACCCTCGGCGCGTCGCTGGCGACCCAGTCTGGCCTGTTGTTCTTCGCCGGTACCCAGGACTTCTACCTGCGCGCGTTCGATACCGGCAACGGCAACGAAATCTGGAAGTCCCGTTTGCCTGTCGGTAGCCAATCCGGGCCGATGACCTACGTGTCGCCCAAGACGGGCACGCAGTACATCGTGCTTACCGCCGGCGGCGCGCGACAGTCGCCGGACCGCGGGGATTATGTGATTGCCTATGCGTTGCCCAAGAAATAG
- a CDS encoding LysR family transcriptional regulator, whose translation MLRELKTFIAVTRHGTFAAAGMHIGLTQSAVSAQIRQLEQVLGVQLFDRTGRQATLNAAGIRALPLAKEILETFNRMAVPVDANEYRGELKVGAITTAQTGLLPQALVRLRHAAPTVECKLVPGVSLELLSQVDAGELDSAIIIRPPFDLPKELHVQVLRKEPFVLIVPQTVKGDDPLQLLAAQPHVRYDRASFGGRLVSRFLREQRLDVQVALELDEIEALVKMVECGLGVSLVPHAGLWLDRSPQVRVIPLGELTFHREIILLSRYSQRNLPVPQLFARCLLADVS comes from the coding sequence ATGCTGCGGGAACTGAAAACCTTTATCGCCGTCACCCGTCATGGCACGTTCGCGGCGGCGGGCATGCACATCGGGCTGACGCAGTCGGCGGTCAGCGCGCAGATCCGCCAGTTGGAGCAGGTGCTTGGCGTGCAGTTGTTCGATCGCACCGGGCGCCAGGCCACGCTGAACGCGGCGGGTATCCGCGCGCTGCCGCTGGCCAAGGAAATTCTCGAGACGTTTAACCGCATGGCCGTGCCGGTGGACGCCAATGAATACCGTGGCGAGTTGAAAGTCGGCGCGATCACCACCGCCCAGACCGGCCTGCTGCCCCAAGCCCTGGTGCGCCTGCGACACGCGGCGCCGACGGTGGAGTGCAAGTTGGTGCCGGGGGTTTCCCTGGAGCTGCTCAGCCAGGTGGACGCAGGCGAACTGGACTCGGCGATCATCATTCGCCCGCCCTTTGACTTGCCCAAGGAGCTGCACGTGCAGGTGCTGCGCAAGGAGCCGTTTGTGCTGATCGTGCCGCAAACGGTCAAGGGTGATGACCCGCTGCAGCTGCTCGCCGCTCAGCCCCATGTGCGCTACGACCGTGCTTCGTTTGGCGGGCGGCTGGTCAGTCGTTTTCTGCGGGAACAGCGGTTGGACGTGCAGGTTGCGCTGGAGCTGGACGAGATAGAAGCCCTCGTCAAGATGGTCGAATGCGGGCTGGGCGTTTCACTGGTTCCCCACGCGGGACTCTGGCTGGACCGATCCCCGCAGGTGCGGGTCATCCCGCTGGGCGAACTGACCTTTCACCGGGAAATCATCCTGCTGAGCCGCTACAGCCAACGCAACCTTCCCGTGCCGCAACTCTTTGCCCGATGCCTGTTGGCTGACGTGAGCTAA
- a CDS encoding VOC family protein, with translation MALAPFHLAIPVFDLAAARQFYGEVFGLEEGRASDHWVDFDFFGHQLVIHEHPKTASQEAAHTNAVDGHDVPVPHFGVVLSWDDWHALAERLQARNTRFVLEPHIRFKGQVGEQATLFLFDPCGNALEFKAFKDIGQLFAK, from the coding sequence ATGGCACTGGCTCCTTTTCACCTGGCAATTCCGGTATTCGACCTGGCGGCTGCGCGGCAGTTTTACGGTGAGGTGTTTGGCCTGGAGGAGGGGCGGGCCAGTGATCACTGGGTCGACTTCGATTTCTTCGGCCATCAGCTGGTTATTCATGAGCATCCGAAAACCGCTTCTCAAGAGGCGGCGCACACCAATGCCGTGGACGGCCACGATGTGCCGGTGCCGCATTTTGGCGTGGTGCTGAGTTGGGATGATTGGCATGCGCTGGCTGAACGTCTGCAGGCGCGCAACACCCGGTTTGTGTTGGAGCCGCATATTCGCTTCAAGGGCCAGGTGGGTGAGCAGGCGACGTTGTTTCTGTTCGACCCTTGCGGCAATGCGCTGGAGTTCAAGGCGTTCAAGGATATTGGGCAGTTGTTTGCCAAGTGA